The Pollutimonas sp. M17 sequence TGTTGCCCTTGCCTTCGACGCCGTGGCAGGCGACACAGAAGGTCTCGAAGCCGCGCTTGCCCGGCACGACGCGCAGCGGATCGCTGGCCAGGCCCGACAGGGAACGCACGTATTGGGCGATGTCGGCGGCCTCGGCCGGCTTGATGGACGACTTCCAGGCGGGCATCATGCCGTGCCGGCCCTTGGTGATGGTTTGCAGGATCTGTTCGGGCGCGCCGCCGTACAGCCAGTCGCCATCGGCCAGGTTGGGGAAGTTGCCGCTGCCCCGGGCATCCGAACCATGGCATTGCGCACAGTTGTTCAGGAACAGCCGCTGCCCGATTTCGCGGGCCTGCTCGTCGTGGGCCACCTCGGTGATCGGCATTTCCTTGTAGCGGGCGTATACCGGCCGGATCTGCTCGTTCATGGCCTCTTGCTGCGCCTTGACCTGCCTGGCCGCGGTATAGCCCAGAGTGCCCTCGTAGCTGCCCAGGCCGGGATACAGGAACAGCATGCCCAGGGCAATGACGCACAGCCCTATGTAGAACACCGTCCACCATCGCGGCACCGGCGTGTTCAGCTCGGTCAGGTCGCCGTCCCAGACGTGTCCGGTGTCCTCGACCTGAGGCACGGTCTTCTTCAGCCAGGCGCGCTGGGTGAACAGCAGCCAAAGGCAAAAGACGATCCCGCCGATGGCGATGATGGCGATGAAGTAGCTCCAGAAGCTACTGACGAAGTCACTCATGCGAGCCCCCTGCATTTTTATCCGTCGAGCGTTCATCGGGCATGGCGAAAGGCAGCAGCGATGCTTCCCGGTTCGCGTCGGCCCGGCCGCGTGAGTAAGCCCACCATACGATGCCCAGGAAGGTCAGCATGGCGATGATTGTTGCAATTCCATTGACGATAGCCATTACAGCGCTCCTTCGGAAACCGCCTTGGCGGCCGCCTCGCGGCCGGCCACGCCCAGGCCCTGCAGATACGCCACCAGGGCGTCCTCTTCGGTCTTGCCCTTCAACTGCTCGGGCGCCTTCTGGATCTGCTCGTCGGTATAGGGCACGCCCAGCTTGCGCAGCGCGCGCATGCGGTCCTGGACGTTCTCCTGATCGACCCGATTGTGCTGCAGCCAGGGATAGGCGGGCATGTTGGACTCTTTCACCACGTCACGCGGATTGCGCAGGTGCACGCGGTGCCAGTCGTCGGAATAGCGCTGGCCGACCCGCGCCAGGTCGGGGCCGGTGCGCTTGGAACCCCACAGGAAGGGGTAGTCGTAGGTGGATTCGCCGGCCAGCGAATAAGGGCCGTAGCGCAGCACCTCGGAGCTGAGCATGCGGATCTGCTGCGAATGGCAGCCCACGCATCCCTCGCGTATGTAGACGTCACGGCCGATGAGGTTGAGCGGCTCGTAGGGCTGCACGCCCGGGGCCGGCGCCGTGGTCGAATGCTGGAAGAACAAGGGGACGATCTGCACCAGACCCGCGAAGGAGATCACCACGATGCTCAGGATGATCAGCAGGCCGACGTTGGTTTCGATCAGCTTGTGGGAAAAACCGGCGGTTTTCTTGGACATGCGGGTTCTCCTCAAGCCATGCCCGTCGTCGCCGCCGTGGCGGACGCGGGGCCGAGCAGCGCGGGATCGACCGGATCCGGACTGCGTTTATAGACGACGGGATTCACTTTGGGCTGCCCCTTGACGGTGATCCAGGTATTCCAGGCCATCACGCCCATGCCCGACAGGAAGCACAGGCCACCGAGCAAGCGGATGACATAGAAGGGATAGGTGGCCTTGACCGCCTCGACGAAGCTGTAGGTCAAGGTGCCGTCGGCGCCGGTGGCGCGCCACATCAGGCCCTGCATGACGCCGGCGATCCACATCGAGCTGATGTACAGGACCACGCCCAGCGTCGCCATCCAGAAGTGCAGCTCGACCAGCTTCATGCTGGCCATGGCGCTGCGCCCGTAAAGGCGGGGAATCATGTAGTAGAAGGATCCGAAGGTGATCATGGCGACCCAGCCCAGCGCGCCCGAATGCACGTGGCCCACCGTCCAGTCGGTGTAATGCGACAAGGCATTGACGGTGCGGATGGACATCATCGAGCCCTCGAAGGTGGACATGCCGTAGAAGGACAGGGCCACGACCAGGAATTTCAGGATGGGGTCGGTGCGCAGCTTGTGCCAGGCGCCCGACAGAGTCATGATGCCGTTGATCATGCCGCCCCAGGAAGGCGCCAGCAGGATGAGCGACAGGGCCATCCCCAGCGACTGCGTCCAGTCGGGCAAGGAGGTATACAGCAGGTGATGGGGGCCCGCCCACATATAGGTGAAGGCCAGCGCCCAGAAGTGCACGATGGACAGGCGGTACGAGTAAATGGGGCGTTCGGCCTGCTTGGGCACGAAGTAGTACATCATGCCCAGGAAGCTGGTGGTCAGGAAGAAGCCCACGGCGTTATGGCCGTACCACCACTGCACCATGGCGTCCTGCACGCCGCCATAGATGGAATACGACTTCCACCATGAAACCGGCATTTCAAGATTATTGAAAATATGCAGGACGGCGATGGTCAGGATGTAGGACCCGAAGAACCAGTTCGCCACGTAGATGTGCCGGACCCGGCGCTTGGCGATGGTGCCGA is a genomic window containing:
- the ccoP gene encoding cytochrome-c oxidase, cbb3-type subunit III — its product is MSDFVSSFWSYFIAIIAIGGIVFCLWLLFTQRAWLKKTVPQVEDTGHVWDGDLTELNTPVPRWWTVFYIGLCVIALGMLFLYPGLGSYEGTLGYTAARQVKAQQEAMNEQIRPVYARYKEMPITEVAHDEQAREIGQRLFLNNCAQCHGSDARGSGNFPNLADGDWLYGGAPEQILQTITKGRHGMMPAWKSSIKPAEAADIAQYVRSLSGLASDPLRVVPGKRGFETFCVACHGVEGKGNTALGAPNLTDNVWLYGSSEASIVDTILNGRENRMPAQEGILTEDQIRMLTAWVWGLSNQGTSTAAK
- a CDS encoding cbb3-type cytochrome oxidase subunit 3, coding for MAIVNGIATIIAMLTFLGIVWWAYSRGRADANREASLLPFAMPDERSTDKNAGGSHE
- the ccoO gene encoding cytochrome-c oxidase, cbb3-type subunit II; amino-acid sequence: MSKKTAGFSHKLIETNVGLLIILSIVVISFAGLVQIVPLFFQHSTTAPAPGVQPYEPLNLIGRDVYIREGCVGCHSQQIRMLSSEVLRYGPYSLAGESTYDYPFLWGSKRTGPDLARVGQRYSDDWHRVHLRNPRDVVKESNMPAYPWLQHNRVDQENVQDRMRALRKLGVPYTDEQIQKAPEQLKGKTEEDALVAYLQGLGVAGREAAAKAVSEGAL
- the ccoN gene encoding cytochrome-c oxidase, cbb3-type subunit I; its protein translation is MGTSDAIGNQAETFNYGVVRQFTIATIVWGVVGMAVGVLIAAQLIWPELNFNTPWLSYGRLRPLHTNGVIFAFGGSALFATSYYVVQRTCQVRLFSDKLAAFTFWGWQAVLVGAVITLPMGFTSTKEYAELEWPLDILIALVWITYAVVFFGTIAKRRVRHIYVANWFFGSYILTIAVLHIFNNLEMPVSWWKSYSIYGGVQDAMVQWWYGHNAVGFFLTTSFLGMMYYFVPKQAERPIYSYRLSIVHFWALAFTYMWAGPHHLLYTSLPDWTQSLGMALSLILLAPSWGGMINGIMTLSGAWHKLRTDPILKFLVVALSFYGMSTFEGSMMSIRTVNALSHYTDWTVGHVHSGALGWVAMITFGSFYYMIPRLYGRSAMASMKLVELHFWMATLGVVLYISSMWIAGVMQGLMWRATGADGTLTYSFVEAVKATYPFYVIRLLGGLCFLSGMGVMAWNTWITVKGQPKVNPVVYKRSPDPVDPALLGPASATAATTGMA